The nucleotide sequence TGAGCGGGCTTGAGGACGTCGTTGCCGTCGTCGGCGTCGAGAAGATGACCGACGCCTGGCCGAGCGATGCAACGAGATACCTTGCCTACGCCGCCGACGCCGACTGGGAGCTTTTCCACGGCGCGAGCTTCGTCGCTCTGAACGCGCTCATCATGAGGCTCTACATGAAGACCTACGGCTACACCGAGGAGGATCTGGCGCTGTTCGCTGTCAACGCCCATGCAAACGGTGCAAAGAACCCCTACGCAATGTTCAAGCGCCCGATTACTGTTGAAACCGTTATGAAGAGTCCCTACGTTGCCGACCCGCTCAAGCTCTTCGACGCCTCGCCGGTCTGCGACGGTTCGGCGGCGGTTATCATAACAACCCCGGAGAAGGCCAAGGAGCTGGGCGTTCCGAAGGAGAAGTGGGTCGAGGTTGCCGGAATGGGGCGCGCCATAGACACCATCAACCTCGCCAACAGGAAGGACTTCCTAACCCTGACTGCGGCCAAAGTCGCCGCAGAGAAGGCCTACAAGATGGCGGGAGTCACTCCAAAGGACATCGACTTCTTCGAGGTTCACGACGCCTTCACGGTGATGGCGGCACTCAGCCTTGAGGCCCTCGGCGTTGCCGAGAGAGGCAAGGGAGCAATGCTCGCCAAGGAAGGGCAGATAGCGATAGACGGCGACTACCCGATACAGACGATGGGCGGCCTGAAGAGCCGTGGACACCCGGTAGGAGCAACCGGCGTCTACCAGACCGTCGAGGCTGTTCTCCAGCTCCGCGGTGAGGCATCACCCCAGGTTCCAGACGCTGAGGTCGGCCTGACCCAGAACATAGGGGGAACCGGCTCGAACATAACGGTCAACGTGTTTAGGAGGGTCTGAAATGGGGAAGCCGATGCAGGTTGCAAGGCACTGGAGGCACTTCCGCGAGAAGTACGTCCTTATAGGGGGCAAGTGCGAGAACGGTCATCTGATGTTCCCGAAGAGGGATGTCTGTCCGGTCTGCGGAAGCAGGAACGTCGAGGAGTACCAGTTCAGCGGGAAGGGCAAGGTTCTCACCTGGACGATAGTGAGGAACCCACCGAGCGGCATGGAGTACTACAAGCCCTATCCGCTCGCTCTGGTGCAGCTCGAGGAGGGGCCGGTCGTCCTCGCCCAGCTGACGGACGTCGACCCCGAGGAGATCGACTTCGGAATGGAGGTCGAGATGGTCACCAGGAAGGTCAGGGAGTTCGACGAGGACGGAATAATCCTCTACGGCTATAAGTTCAGGCCCGTGCTCAGGTGAGCGCAAGCCTTATCTATCCTTTTTTCCAACTTTAGCCGGTGGGATAATGGAAGCCCTCAGTGTTAAGGTTCCCCTAAGCGAGAAGGAACTGAGGAAGATTCTTCATAGAAAGAAAAAGCGAAGGGTATGGTCTGCCCTCTTTGGAATAGCCAAGAGTTCCCCAGAATTCACAGAAAAGGACAGGGTGGATGCTAGGGTATGATCCTGATCCCCGATACTTCGGCCCTTGTGGAGCTTATCAGAGGTAGTGAGACGGGTAGGGCGGTTGAAGAGATTCTGGAAGATGCAGATATTGTACTAATCCCTACCCTCGTTCTAGCCGAGCTGAGAAGCTTTCTTGAACGCAATAACATAGACCCCACTATTGCTGCCAAGGTGGCTGAGAGCGGGCTTGTGGTTTCACTCGAAGCCGATATCGCCATAAACGCGGGGGCACTCCATGCAAAGATCAAAAGAGAGAACAAAAATGTTTCCTTAGCTGACTGCATAATAGCAGAAACTGCAAGAAAGTACGACGCTGTCGTTCTAACAACGGACCATCACTTCAAGCTCCTGGGAAACGCAATAATACTTGAGAAG is from Thermococcus celericrescens and encodes:
- a CDS encoding PIN domain-containing protein, with the protein product MILIPDTSALVELIRGSETGRAVEEILEDADIVLIPTLVLAELRSFLERNNIDPTIAAKVAESGLVVSLEADIAINAGALHAKIKRENKNVSLADCIIAETARKYDAVVLTTDHHFKLLGNAIILEK
- a CDS encoding Zn-ribbon domain-containing OB-fold protein codes for the protein MGKPMQVARHWRHFREKYVLIGGKCENGHLMFPKRDVCPVCGSRNVEEYQFSGKGKVLTWTIVRNPPSGMEYYKPYPLALVQLEEGPVVLAQLTDVDPEEIDFGMEVEMVTRKVREFDEDGIILYGYKFRPVLR
- a CDS encoding thiolase domain-containing protein; translated protein: SGLEDVVAVVGVEKMTDAWPSDATRYLAYAADADWELFHGASFVALNALIMRLYMKTYGYTEEDLALFAVNAHANGAKNPYAMFKRPITVETVMKSPYVADPLKLFDASPVCDGSAAVIITTPEKAKELGVPKEKWVEVAGMGRAIDTINLANRKDFLTLTAAKVAAEKAYKMAGVTPKDIDFFEVHDAFTVMAALSLEALGVAERGKGAMLAKEGQIAIDGDYPIQTMGGLKSRGHPVGATGVYQTVEAVLQLRGEASPQVPDAEVGLTQNIGGTGSNITVNVFRRV